A window of Streptomyces armeniacus contains these coding sequences:
- a CDS encoding ABC transporter ATP-binding protein: MLSLTGLTRRYGSLTALDSVSLRLAPGARHAVIGPNGAGKTTLLNLIAGTERPTHGSVVLDGRDLTRTAPARRARRGIARSFQQPSVIAELTVLDNVVLAGWRHRTAHTGGGAGARALFRTGVRRRQRAEAAHRQLAAVGLAGYADHPASSLSHGQRRLLDLAAALATRPRVLLLDEPAAGLTDRDVNRLLEVLGGLPDDVAMLLVEHHTEVVSELADTVTVLVDGRELVAGPVQTALNHQAVRDAYLGTGADAGAEPGGAP; the protein is encoded by the coding sequence GTGCTGTCGCTCACCGGCCTCACCCGCCGCTACGGCAGCCTCACTGCGCTCGACAGCGTGAGCCTCCGGCTCGCCCCGGGCGCGCGGCACGCCGTCATCGGCCCCAACGGCGCCGGGAAGACCACCCTGCTCAACCTCATCGCGGGCACGGAACGCCCCACCCACGGCAGCGTCGTGCTCGACGGCCGCGACCTCACCCGTACGGCGCCCGCCCGGCGCGCCCGCCGGGGAATCGCGCGCAGCTTCCAGCAGCCGTCCGTGATCGCCGAACTGACCGTTCTCGACAACGTGGTGCTGGCCGGCTGGCGGCACCGGACCGCACATACGGGCGGCGGCGCCGGGGCGCGCGCCCTGTTCCGTACGGGCGTACGCCGCCGGCAGCGGGCCGAGGCCGCGCACCGGCAGCTGGCCGCCGTCGGGCTGGCCGGCTACGCCGACCACCCCGCGTCCTCGCTGTCCCACGGGCAGCGCCGCCTGCTCGACCTCGCCGCCGCGCTCGCCACCCGGCCCCGCGTCCTCCTGCTGGACGAACCGGCCGCCGGGCTGACGGACCGTGACGTCAACCGCCTGCTGGAGGTGCTGGGCGGCCTACCGGACGACGTCGCCATGCTGCTCGTCGAGCACCACACCGAGGTCGTCTCCGAACTGGCCGACACCGTCACCGTGCTGGTCGACGGCCGGGAACTGGTCGCGGGTCCCGTACAGACGGCCCTCAACCACCAGGCCGTACGCGACGCCTACCTCGGCACGGGTGCCGACGCCGGGGCTGAGCCCGGGGGTGCACCGTGA
- a CDS encoding ABC transporter permease subunit, producing the protein MGALDAQLVPAVDGVAYGLLLFVVAAGLSLAFGTAGVLNLAHGTLYAIGAYIGAELSDGTWGGMLLGLAAGTAAACAAGALLSLATAPLSRRGHLAQALLTFGLALVVGDLLVEFFGADELPVHIPGALDESVSLLGHRYPAYRLTFIGMAVLLAVAGTWVLTRTRAGAAVRAAADDPEMLAASGISPKAVHTGVLAAAGALAGAAGVLGAPIIGPGPGTADNVLMLSLVVVVLGGLRSLWGILLAAVAVGEVQTLGVSVAPDWAPYLLFASMAAVLVLRPGGALEHGGGPDTGHDGAADPLARLRRRLARRGGSGGGAGSGAAGGREAASGRGAAPFRGSARSAAARVRASLPTPVRSGLRGFAPLALLFGPLVFAPAVLDEYSVSLVAYALALGLVAVSVTVLTGYAGLPTLGQTAPFAVGAYTTALLADEGWTVGPVQLAAAAAASALFALVTGPAVIRARGTTVLMITLAVGELTGTVISQTKSVTGGTDGLYGFAPTEALWGGEPMIEEVDVYGYALAVTAVVVVITVLCLRSSAGKLLTGSRGAEARMRASGHPVARYLMLAYIGAGALAGVGGSLLVSVQQYVSPADAGFEIAALALLAAVIGGTTSVVGTLLGVGLIVYTRDWLSGAWPGHGPLLLGSLFILTVYLLPRGLAGLWPSGRGPDGAKGPGDGGSSDAGGTDAGSGTAVGQPAAEAAGTADTAETAGVAAGSADKAQEAAP; encoded by the coding sequence GTGGGTGCACTCGACGCCCAGCTGGTGCCCGCGGTCGACGGGGTGGCCTACGGGCTGCTGCTGTTCGTCGTCGCCGCGGGCCTCAGCCTCGCCTTCGGCACCGCCGGTGTGCTGAACCTGGCACACGGCACGCTCTACGCCATCGGCGCCTACATCGGCGCCGAACTGAGCGACGGCACCTGGGGCGGCATGCTGCTCGGCCTGGCCGCCGGCACGGCGGCTGCCTGCGCCGCCGGGGCGCTGCTGTCCCTGGCGACCGCGCCGCTGTCCAGACGAGGGCATCTGGCGCAGGCACTGCTCACGTTCGGGCTGGCGCTCGTGGTGGGCGACCTGCTGGTGGAGTTCTTCGGAGCCGACGAACTCCCCGTGCACATCCCGGGCGCGCTCGACGAGTCCGTGTCGCTGCTCGGGCACCGGTACCCCGCGTACCGGCTGACGTTCATCGGCATGGCCGTGCTCCTCGCCGTGGCCGGCACCTGGGTGCTGACCCGTACGCGGGCGGGCGCGGCCGTACGGGCCGCCGCCGACGACCCGGAGATGCTCGCCGCCAGCGGCATCAGCCCCAAGGCCGTGCACACCGGCGTACTGGCCGCGGCCGGCGCCCTCGCCGGCGCGGCCGGCGTGCTCGGCGCGCCCATCATCGGGCCGGGCCCGGGGACCGCCGACAACGTGCTGATGCTGTCGCTCGTGGTCGTCGTACTCGGCGGGCTCCGCTCGCTGTGGGGCATCCTGCTGGCGGCGGTCGCCGTCGGCGAGGTGCAGACGCTCGGCGTCTCGGTGGCGCCGGACTGGGCGCCGTACCTGCTGTTCGCGTCCATGGCGGCGGTGCTGGTGCTGCGGCCCGGCGGCGCGCTGGAGCACGGCGGCGGCCCCGACACCGGCCACGACGGCGCCGCGGACCCGCTCGCGCGGCTGCGGCGGCGGCTGGCACGGCGGGGTGGCTCCGGGGGCGGCGCCGGGAGCGGTGCCGCGGGTGGCCGCGAGGCCGCGTCTGGCCGCGGGGCCGCTCCGTTCCGCGGTTCCGCGCGGTCCGCTGCCGCGCGCGTACGGGCGTCGCTGCCCACCCCCGTACGGTCCGGGCTGCGCGGATTCGCCCCGCTCGCCCTGCTGTTCGGGCCGCTGGTGTTCGCTCCGGCGGTGCTCGACGAGTACAGCGTCTCGCTGGTCGCGTACGCGCTGGCGCTCGGCCTCGTCGCCGTCAGCGTCACCGTGCTGACCGGCTACGCCGGCCTGCCCACGCTCGGCCAGACCGCCCCGTTCGCGGTCGGCGCGTACACCACCGCGCTGCTCGCCGACGAGGGCTGGACGGTCGGCCCGGTCCAACTGGCCGCCGCCGCGGCCGCGTCGGCGCTGTTCGCCCTGGTGACGGGCCCGGCGGTGATACGGGCGCGGGGCACCACCGTGCTCATGATCACGCTTGCCGTCGGTGAGCTCACCGGCACGGTCATCAGCCAGACGAAGTCCGTCACCGGCGGGACCGACGGCCTGTACGGCTTCGCGCCCACCGAGGCGCTGTGGGGCGGCGAGCCGATGATCGAGGAAGTCGACGTCTACGGCTACGCGCTGGCCGTCACGGCCGTCGTGGTCGTCATCACCGTCCTGTGCCTGCGCTCGTCGGCGGGCAAGCTGCTGACGGGCAGCCGCGGCGCGGAGGCCCGTATGCGCGCCTCCGGCCACCCGGTGGCCCGCTATCTGATGCTGGCGTACATCGGCGCGGGCGCGCTCGCCGGGGTCGGCGGCTCACTGCTGGTGAGCGTCCAGCAGTACGTGTCCCCGGCCGACGCGGGCTTCGAGATCGCCGCGCTGGCGCTGCTGGCGGCGGTCATCGGCGGCACGACGTCCGTCGTCGGCACGCTGCTCGGCGTCGGACTGATCGTCTACACCCGGGACTGGCTGTCCGGGGCATGGCCCGGACACGGGCCGCTGCTGCTCGGCAGCCTGTTCATCCTCACCGTCTACCTGCTGCCGCGCGGGCTGGCCGGGCTGTGGCCGTCGGGCCGCGGGCCGGACGGCGCCAAGGGGCCGGGGGACGGCGGCAGTTCGGACGCGGGCGGTACGGACGCGGGCTCCGGTACGGCCGTCGGGCAGCCCGCAGCAGAGGCGGCCGGGACTGCCGATACGGCCGAGACCGCCGGCGTGGCCGCCGGAAGCGCCGACAAGGCCCAGGAGGCCGCACCGTGA
- a CDS encoding ABC transporter substrate-binding protein, whose translation MAMAVAAGCGGGSDSGDGDTVKIGLLASLSGTYEAVGTEQRKGFELYLDTHDNKLGGQKVELSVGDEGDGPPTAVPAATKLVKKDKVDVLTGIVANGSYKAVLPLVEQAKIPLVSSNGRPEVKNVDRLWHTAFLSDEPGAAIAEHVKEEVDGPVYAIGPDYQGGYDELRGFTETFKKAGGKLANPDGKTKWTPFPKTTNFMPYFADIAKSGAKAVYCFYAGKAAIDFAKQYAQSDVADLPLYTAFVTEGSVLPAQGKAAKGIYSVLNYSADLDNEANRKFVADWSAKHDTPPTTYAMASYDAASVLDKAIAEASKGGKEVTPDTINKAIDGLGKIESPRGSWEFGKTHSPVQKWYLRQVRPDGKQLANVMVQDLATLGD comes from the coding sequence ATGGCCATGGCCGTTGCCGCCGGATGCGGCGGCGGCAGCGACTCGGGGGACGGCGACACCGTCAAGATCGGCCTGCTGGCGTCGCTTTCGGGCACGTACGAGGCCGTGGGCACGGAGCAGCGGAAGGGCTTCGAGCTGTACCTCGACACGCACGACAACAAGCTCGGCGGCCAGAAGGTCGAGCTCAGCGTCGGTGACGAGGGCGACGGCCCGCCCACCGCCGTGCCCGCCGCGACCAAGCTGGTGAAGAAGGACAAGGTGGACGTGCTCACGGGCATCGTCGCCAACGGCTCGTACAAGGCGGTCCTGCCGCTGGTCGAGCAGGCCAAGATCCCGCTGGTGTCGTCCAACGGCCGGCCCGAGGTGAAGAACGTCGACCGGCTGTGGCACACCGCCTTCCTCTCGGACGAGCCGGGCGCGGCCATCGCCGAGCATGTGAAGGAGGAGGTCGACGGTCCGGTCTACGCGATCGGCCCCGACTACCAGGGCGGTTACGACGAACTCCGGGGCTTCACTGAAACGTTCAAGAAGGCGGGCGGCAAGCTCGCCAACCCGGACGGCAAGACCAAGTGGACGCCGTTCCCGAAGACCACGAACTTCATGCCGTACTTCGCGGACATCGCCAAGTCCGGCGCCAAGGCCGTGTACTGCTTCTACGCGGGCAAGGCGGCCATCGACTTCGCCAAGCAGTACGCCCAGTCCGATGTCGCGGACCTGCCGCTGTACACCGCCTTCGTCACCGAGGGCAGCGTGCTGCCCGCCCAGGGCAAGGCGGCGAAGGGCATCTACTCGGTGCTCAACTACTCCGCCGACCTCGACAACGAGGCCAACCGGAAGTTCGTCGCCGACTGGTCGGCCAAGCACGACACGCCGCCCACCACGTACGCCATGGCCTCGTACGACGCTGCCTCCGTCCTCGACAAGGCGATCGCCGAGGCGAGCAAGGGCGGCAAGGAAGTGACGCCGGACACCATCAACAAGGCCATCGACGGGCTCGGCAAGATCGAAAGCCCGCGCGGCTCCTGGGAGTTCGGCAAGACGCACTCGCCGGTCCAGAAGTGGTACCTGCGCCAGGTGCGGCCCGACGGCAAGCAACTGGCGAACGTCATGGTCCAGGACCTGGCCACGCTCGGCGACTGA
- a CDS encoding roadblock/LC7 domain-containing protein produces the protein MTTPPSAGSLSWLLSDFARRMPEVTQVIAVSVDGLALAYAGMDQDDADRLAAIASGVVNLLSGAAQLIQADPVEHSLTAMEGGYLFSMAVSSGASLIVATTRDADIGEVSYMMSELINQVGEALSPEGRNPSAQPAS, from the coding sequence ATGACCACCCCACCGTCCGCCGGTTCGCTGAGCTGGCTGCTGAGCGACTTCGCCCGCCGCATGCCCGAAGTCACACAGGTGATCGCGGTCTCCGTCGACGGGCTGGCCCTCGCCTACGCGGGCATGGACCAGGACGACGCCGACCGCCTCGCGGCCATCGCGTCGGGTGTCGTCAACCTGCTGTCCGGCGCCGCGCAGTTGATCCAGGCCGACCCGGTCGAGCACAGCCTCACCGCGATGGAGGGCGGCTATCTGTTCTCGATGGCCGTCTCCAGCGGCGCGTCCCTGATCGTGGCCACCACCCGTGACGCGGACATCGGCGAGGTCAGCTACATGATGTCCGAGCTGATCAACCAGGTCGGCGAGGCCCTGTCCCCAGAGGGCCGCAACCCGAGCGCGCAACCCGCCTCGTGA
- a CDS encoding sensor histidine kinase: protein MVAVAFAARALTPATSQAVQADRLTTMVEAAASAGDLAYKLQHERAAAAAVMASQGDAAQLQTASKATDASVNRYRQQRDGLSKLPATTESTLDRIDRSLDELPSLRAQARSGASSLSSMAFGYRIVVADLIAYRDGIAQADGVEANVADHIRAAAALSKATEYVGQQQVTVVRAMDDGGFTPASQRSFDATRLGYTESTAVVSALGPGEWRSWLDQTLAGPKALASQRLEDEVGRSHHGENLEISPTQWQKATSDRLGLLHSVERRADADVLKTVKDQRTTYIWWAVGELCIVLVTLVGALFIAYRLAKVMIRRLRHLRNAANEVAHERLPQVMTALAEPGAVSGATPDEIAERAGKPLESLGQDEIGEVGEAFNAVHYAAVRLAAEQAEAHEKFAETLVGVARRGAQLTSVMTSELSTVQREELDPERMEVLFALDHLAIRMERNANNLLVLGGYGRGRVRTADAPCTSVIYAAAQQIERFGRVSLGHVDPSIGIAARVVDDVAHLLAELLDNATRFSAPDTQVGVAAWHLWDRAVVQIVDEGVGMNDERRAELNAKLAEPQSDVGGVRSMGLQVAARLAARHGIVVEMRASSGPGTIVEVTLPKGALATLPQEEIPAPERRDAPPSAADAAAQAGAAPVGAPPATGAGGTPDADGLVGGRRPAPVPGAGPPLRLRGRGHDDRAGTPNGHGGSRTAAPGSGTDRPAPVDEGSEASEHGSERRPPSWAAQTSAEPRVAGISAAGLPVRKRRTPGEGAGPEGAEQRPAPKAKKAPKRRDSRQVSDVLAAYAQGINRSTGKSGGSSSSSSSPSSPSSSPSGSTGPAEDQTQRRT from the coding sequence GTGGTGGCCGTCGCCTTTGCGGCGCGTGCCCTCACTCCCGCCACCAGCCAGGCCGTTCAGGCGGACCGGCTCACCACGATGGTGGAGGCCGCCGCCTCGGCCGGTGATCTGGCGTACAAGCTCCAGCACGAACGCGCCGCGGCGGCCGCGGTGATGGCGTCGCAGGGGGACGCGGCGCAGCTCCAGACGGCGTCCAAGGCGACCGACGCGAGCGTGAACCGCTACCGGCAGCAGCGCGACGGCCTGTCGAAGCTGCCCGCCACCACCGAGTCGACGCTCGACCGCATCGACCGCAGCCTGGACGAACTTCCCTCGCTGCGCGCCCAGGCCCGTTCGGGCGCGAGTTCGCTGTCGTCGATGGCGTTCGGCTACCGCATCGTCGTCGCCGACCTCATCGCGTACCGCGACGGCATCGCGCAGGCCGACGGCGTGGAGGCGAACGTCGCCGACCACATCCGGGCGGCGGCCGCGCTGTCCAAGGCGACGGAGTACGTGGGCCAGCAGCAGGTGACCGTGGTGCGCGCGATGGACGACGGCGGCTTCACGCCCGCGTCCCAGCGGTCGTTCGACGCCACCCGCCTCGGCTACACCGAGTCGACCGCGGTCGTCTCCGCGCTCGGCCCCGGAGAGTGGCGCTCGTGGCTGGACCAGACCCTCGCCGGTCCCAAGGCGCTGGCGTCGCAGCGGCTCGAGGACGAGGTGGGCCGCAGCCACCACGGCGAGAACCTCGAGATCTCGCCCACGCAGTGGCAGAAGGCCACGTCCGACCGGCTGGGCCTGCTGCACTCGGTGGAGCGCCGTGCCGACGCCGACGTGCTGAAGACGGTGAAGGACCAGCGCACCACGTACATCTGGTGGGCCGTGGGCGAGCTCTGCATCGTGCTGGTGACCCTGGTCGGCGCGCTGTTCATCGCGTACCGCCTCGCCAAGGTGATGATCCGGCGGCTGCGGCACCTGCGGAACGCCGCGAACGAAGTCGCGCACGAGCGGCTGCCGCAGGTCATGACGGCGCTCGCGGAGCCCGGCGCCGTCTCCGGCGCCACCCCGGACGAGATAGCCGAACGGGCGGGCAAGCCGCTCGAGTCCCTCGGCCAGGACGAGATCGGCGAGGTGGGCGAGGCGTTCAACGCGGTCCACTACGCCGCCGTGCGGCTCGCCGCCGAACAGGCCGAGGCACACGAGAAGTTCGCGGAGACACTCGTCGGCGTCGCCCGCCGCGGCGCCCAGCTGACCTCGGTCATGACCTCCGAACTGTCCACGGTGCAGCGCGAGGAGCTGGACCCGGAGCGGATGGAGGTCCTGTTCGCGCTGGACCACCTCGCCATCCGCATGGAGCGGAACGCCAACAACCTGCTGGTCCTGGGCGGCTACGGGCGCGGCCGGGTCCGTACGGCCGACGCGCCCTGTACGTCCGTCATCTACGCCGCGGCTCAGCAGATCGAACGTTTCGGCAGGGTGAGCCTCGGCCACGTCGACCCGAGCATCGGCATCGCCGCACGCGTCGTCGACGACGTGGCCCACCTGCTCGCCGAACTCCTCGACAACGCCACCCGCTTCTCGGCCCCCGACACCCAGGTCGGCGTCGCCGCCTGGCACCTGTGGGACCGCGCCGTCGTCCAGATCGTGGACGAGGGCGTCGGCATGAACGACGAGCGGCGCGCCGAGCTGAACGCGAAGCTCGCCGAGCCGCAGTCCGACGTCGGAGGCGTACGTTCCATGGGCCTGCAGGTCGCGGCGCGGCTGGCCGCCCGGCACGGGATCGTCGTGGAGATGCGGGCCTCCTCGGGGCCGGGCACCATCGTCGAGGTCACCCTGCCCAAGGGGGCGCTCGCCACCCTGCCGCAGGAGGAGATACCGGCGCCGGAGCGCCGGGACGCCCCGCCGTCCGCCGCCGACGCGGCCGCCCAGGCCGGCGCGGCGCCCGTCGGCGCCCCGCCCGCCACCGGGGCGGGCGGCACGCCCGACGCCGACGGCCTCGTGGGCGGCCGCCGCCCCGCGCCCGTACCGGGCGCCGGCCCGCCGCTGCGGCTCCGCGGCCGCGGCCACGACGACCGGGCCGGCACCCCGAACGGCCACGGGGGCAGCCGTACGGCAGCCCCCGGGAGCGGCACGGACCGCCCCGCACCCGTGGACGAGGGGTCCGAGGCCAGCGAGCACGGCAGCGAGCGCCGCCCGCCGAGCTGGGCCGCGCAGACCTCGGCGGAGCCCCGCGTGGCCGGGATCAGCGCCGCGGGCCTGCCGGTGCGCAAGCGCCGTACGCCCGGCGAGGGCGCCGGGCCCGAGGGCGCCGAGCAGCGGCCCGCGCCGAAGGCGAAGAAGGCGCCGAAGCGCCGGGACTCGCGGCAGGTGTCCGACGTGCTCGCCGCGTACGCCCAGGGCATCAACAGGAGCACGGGCAAGAGCGGCGGCTCCTCCTCTTCCTCCTCTTCCCCCTCGTCTCCCTCTTCCTCCCCCTCAGGATCGACCGGACCCGCCGAAGACCAGACACAACGGAGAACGTGA
- a CDS encoding type II toxin-antitoxin system RelE family toxin produces the protein MTHRVVWEPEALTQAERYAKTDPQGVRQVFTSVDHLSQDPRPRGAFGSADVLRIHVGAYRVLYEISAEDVRVSVIHLGRLR, from the coding sequence GTGACCCACCGGGTCGTCTGGGAGCCGGAAGCCCTCACCCAGGCAGAGCGGTACGCGAAGACCGACCCGCAGGGCGTACGGCAGGTGTTCACCTCAGTCGATCATCTCTCCCAGGACCCCCGTCCCAGAGGCGCGTTCGGGAGCGCCGACGTGCTGCGCATCCATGTCGGGGCCTATCGGGTCCTGTACGAGATCAGCGCGGAGGACGTGAGGGTCAGCGTGATCCACCTCGGGCGTCTGCGCTGA
- a CDS encoding type II toxin-antitoxin system prevent-host-death family antitoxin, which yields MTDIAYSIVEARARLGAIAREVSATREPVAITDHGNTIAILVSPADALELEEMRALAAYRERRDRGESAGVPHDEAYRRVFGGDEA from the coding sequence ATGACGGATATCGCGTACTCGATCGTCGAGGCCCGCGCCCGGCTTGGCGCCATCGCGCGTGAGGTCAGCGCCACCCGGGAACCGGTCGCCATCACCGACCACGGCAACACCATCGCGATACTGGTCAGCCCGGCGGACGCCCTCGAGCTCGAGGAAATGCGCGCACTGGCCGCGTACCGGGAACGCCGGGACCGCGGTGAGTCCGCCGGCGTCCCGCACGACGAGGCGTACCGCCGCGTCTTCGGCGGAGACGAGGCGTGA
- a CDS encoding serine hydrolase domain-containing protein codes for MSLRSAAAGLLASSVALAVAVSSSAAADGGHEQTQDAMDAVVRRGDAPGLLGQAEDGGGVWHGEAGVADRESGRPRLPGERFRIGSITKTFVATVLLQLEAERKVKLDDAVEKWLPGLVRGQGHNGRRITLRQLLNHTSGIYDFTVAPAFRRQLFGPAFLDRRYDRHAPAELVRAAMAHPPDFPPGTGWRYSNTNYVLAGLVVEVVTGRPYAEEIRNRVIDPLGLRDTSLPGESTGIPGRHGRAYSSLPGDTRTEGSRTEGSRTDADGTRTVHDVTALNPAIAGASGEMISSTGDLITFLRALLDGRLLPPRQLRAMTTTVPTADTTPYERYGLGLRARELSCGTVVWGHDGTIHGSAALAMATRDTAHSAAFHANGDWSVTEDELLEAEFCG; via the coding sequence ATGTCTCTGCGCAGCGCCGCCGCCGGACTGCTCGCCTCCTCGGTGGCGCTCGCGGTCGCCGTCAGCTCCTCGGCCGCCGCCGACGGCGGCCACGAGCAGACACAGGACGCGATGGACGCCGTGGTGCGCCGCGGTGACGCACCCGGCCTGCTCGGCCAGGCGGAGGACGGCGGCGGCGTGTGGCACGGCGAAGCGGGCGTGGCCGACCGCGAGTCGGGCCGCCCGCGGCTGCCGGGGGAGCGGTTCAGGATCGGCAGCATCACGAAGACGTTCGTCGCGACCGTACTGCTCCAGCTTGAAGCGGAACGCAAGGTGAAGCTCGACGACGCGGTGGAGAAATGGCTGCCCGGACTCGTGCGCGGACAGGGCCACAACGGGCGCCGCATCACCCTCCGCCAACTCCTCAACCACACCAGCGGCATCTACGACTTCACCGTCGCCCCGGCCTTCCGCAGGCAGCTGTTCGGTCCGGCCTTCCTTGACCGGCGGTACGACCGGCACGCCCCCGCGGAGCTCGTCCGCGCGGCCATGGCCCACCCGCCGGACTTCCCGCCGGGCACCGGCTGGCGGTACTCCAACACCAACTACGTGCTGGCCGGCCTGGTTGTCGAAGTCGTCACCGGACGCCCGTACGCGGAGGAGATCCGGAACCGCGTCATCGACCCGCTCGGGCTGCGCGACACGTCGCTGCCGGGGGAGTCCACGGGGATACCGGGGCGGCACGGGCGCGCGTACTCGTCGCTGCCGGGCGACACCCGTACGGAGGGCTCCCGTACGGAAGGCTCCCGTACGGACGCGGACGGCACCCGTACAGTGCACGATGTCACCGCGCTCAATCCGGCCATCGCGGGCGCCTCCGGCGAGATGATCTCCTCGACCGGTGACCTGATCACGTTCCTCCGCGCCCTGCTGGACGGCCGGCTGCTGCCACCCCGCCAACTCCGCGCCATGACCACGACCGTGCCCACCGCCGACACCACACCGTACGAGCGCTACGGCCTCGGCCTCCGCGCGCGCGAACTGTCCTGCGGCACGGTGGTCTGGGGCCACGACGGCACCATCCACGGCTCCGCGGCCCTCGCGATGGCCACCCGCGACACGGCCCACAGCGCGGCCTTCCACGCGAACGGCGACTGGTCGGTGACGGAGGACGAACTCCTGGAGGCGGAGTTCTGCGGCTGA
- a CDS encoding TIGR03767 family metallophosphoesterase has translation MSGRSRTETPTSTPTAASAATPSPGGLLNRRRLLTAAGVAGATTGLGFVLGPAGGSATAGPPAAARAVPGPRRMPAAAAAVRPSGAATTLNGVATATYGNGYRRLDDGPGWRRVLRTELAEPSRGREEKRTALASFVQFTDLHMVDVQHPLRYEYLRAETPSAWRPQEALSVPGVVSLIERVNALPGGPATGAPLSFVMTTGDNTDNNCTAELDWFLTAMSGGRITPNTGDPGTYEGVQNCGLELYWQPESKLRDGDKQLGFPRLDGFLEAAVREVRSPGLTLPWYSTVGNHDLLPGGCYAAGDGFLTEFAVGGKKLFDLPRAEGAAMWKQVRKGMDPKGEQYKDLLRTHRRKLRSVAPDPARAPFTPREYLAAHLDPKYAGAGPVGHGYTEANIAEDRAYYTFRIAAGVVGVSLDTTRRGGHYEGRLGTAQLRWLERELKRYRDDYVLVFSHHTSESIPEGGAELLALLKRNPHALAWINGHSHRNTVTPHGTFWEISTASHIDFPQLARTLELTDNGDGTLSLFTTLIESAAPHRGDYADLSQTGLASLYRELSFNAPGRRTELAGEAADRNTELVLRKPKRKP, from the coding sequence ATGTCCGGCAGAAGCCGTACGGAGACCCCCACGTCCACCCCCACCGCCGCCTCCGCCGCCACACCCTCACCCGGCGGCCTGCTGAACCGCCGGCGGCTCCTCACCGCGGCGGGCGTCGCCGGCGCCACCACCGGCCTCGGCTTCGTCCTCGGCCCCGCCGGCGGCTCCGCCACCGCGGGCCCGCCGGCCGCCGCACGCGCCGTCCCCGGCCCGCGGCGGATGCCCGCCGCGGCCGCCGCCGTACGGCCCTCCGGCGCCGCGACCACCCTGAACGGCGTCGCCACCGCCACGTACGGCAACGGCTACCGGCGCCTCGACGACGGCCCCGGCTGGCGGCGCGTGCTGCGCACGGAGCTCGCCGAGCCGTCCCGGGGGCGGGAGGAGAAGCGGACGGCGCTCGCGTCGTTCGTGCAGTTCACCGACCTGCACATGGTGGACGTACAGCATCCGCTGCGGTACGAGTACCTGCGCGCCGAGACGCCCAGCGCCTGGCGCCCGCAGGAGGCGCTGTCCGTGCCGGGCGTCGTCTCGCTGATCGAACGCGTCAACGCGCTGCCTGGCGGCCCCGCCACCGGCGCCCCGCTGTCGTTCGTGATGACCACGGGCGACAACACGGACAACAACTGCACCGCCGAACTCGACTGGTTCCTCACGGCGATGAGCGGCGGCCGCATCACCCCGAACACCGGCGACCCCGGCACGTACGAGGGCGTGCAGAACTGCGGCCTGGAGCTGTACTGGCAGCCGGAGTCCAAGCTCCGCGACGGCGACAAGCAACTCGGCTTCCCCCGCCTCGACGGCTTCCTGGAGGCCGCGGTCCGCGAGGTCCGCAGCCCCGGCCTGACCCTGCCCTGGTACTCCACCGTCGGCAACCACGACCTGCTGCCCGGCGGCTGCTACGCCGCGGGCGACGGTTTCCTCACCGAGTTCGCGGTCGGCGGTAAGAAGTTGTTCGACCTGCCGCGCGCCGAGGGCGCCGCGATGTGGAAGCAGGTGCGGAAGGGCATGGACCCCAAGGGCGAGCAGTACAAGGACCTGCTGCGCACGCACCGCAGGAAGCTGCGCAGCGTGGCCCCGGACCCGGCGCGCGCCCCGTTCACGCCCCGCGAGTACCTGGCGGCGCACCTCGACCCCAAGTACGCCGGGGCCGGCCCGGTGGGGCACGGCTACACCGAGGCGAACATCGCCGAGGACCGCGCGTACTACACGTTCCGGATAGCCGCCGGCGTGGTCGGCGTCAGCCTGGACACCACCCGGCGCGGCGGCCACTACGAGGGCCGGCTGGGCACCGCCCAACTGCGCTGGCTGGAGCGGGAGCTGAAGCGGTACCGCGACGACTACGTGCTGGTCTTCAGCCACCACACCTCGGAGAGCATCCCCGAGGGCGGCGCCGAACTCCTCGCCCTGCTCAAGCGGAACCCGCACGCCCTCGCCTGGATCAACGGCCACAGCCACCGCAACACCGTCACCCCGCACGGCACCTTCTGGGAGATATCCACCGCCTCCCACATCGACTTCCCGCAGCTGGCCCGCACCCTCGAACTCACCGACAACGGCGACGGCACGCTGTCCCTGTTCACCACGCTCATCGAGTCCGCCGCACCGCACCGCGGGGACTACGCCGACCTGTCCCAGACCGGACTCGCCTCCCTCTACCGCGAGTTGTCCTTCAACGCGCCCGGCAGGCGTACGGAGCTCGCGGGCGAAGCCGCCGACCGCAACACGGAACTGGTCCTGCGGAAGCCGAAGCGGAAGCCCTAG